The window CGTGCCCCTACGAGGAAACGGCGGCGGTGCGGTATCGCGCTGGACTCATCGATGTTACAGCGCTTCGCTTTCTCGATGTATCGGGTCCTGACGCGACGGCATTTCTGAATCACATCCTGACGACGGATGTGTCGAAGGCAAAGGCTGGCGATTCCCATATCAGCAACATCGTCAACAGCGATGGCGCGTTGATCGACGACGTTCTTATTTATGTCGATGGGCCGAACGCATACCGCGTTTCACATGGTGGCGGCGCATTTGAAGAAGCGGCGCTCGAAGCCAAGGGCAAGTTCAACGTCGAAATCAAGCGCGATGACGATGTGCACGTGCTGTCGTTGCAGGGACCTGCTGCGCTGGAAGTGCTTAATGCCCACACGCCGATGGATCTCAGCAAGCTCGGCTACTTCAAGCATCAGAAATCGACGCTGTTTGGCAAAGACGTCTCGCTTGCACGCGGCGGATATTCGGCTGAGCGCGGCTATGAAGTCTTTTGCTCTGCGAAAGACGCGCCCTTTATCTGGGATGAGATCCTGAAGGCCGGCAAAGACAAGGGCGTTGTTCCGGTGTCCTGGTCCTGCCTCGATATCGTCCGCGTGGAAGGCGGCTTGCTGTTCTTCCCCTATGACATGTCACACGGCGATACGACGCCGTGGGAAGTTCGCGCCGATTGGACAGTTGATCTCGAGAAGCCTGACTTCATCGGCAAGCAGGCGCTTGCTGCGAAAAAGGGCAAGGAGCGCTCGTTCATCACTGGGCTCGAAGTCGATCATTCTGATGCGGTTGCGCCGGGATCGAAAATCACGGCGAACGGCAAAGAAGTTGGCGTTGTCACCAGCACGGTGTTCAGCCAGCATCTGATGAAGTCTCTGGCCATGGCGCAGATCGAGCCGAAGTATACGAAGCTTGGGACAGAACTCGTTATCCATGACGGCAAAGATCTGAATGCTGTTGTCGTTCAGATGCCGTTCTACGATCCCAAGCGTCTTAGAACTCACCCGGTTTCCGAGCGTTCGTGACATCCCGGACGCCAA is drawn from Hyphomicrobium methylovorum and contains these coding sequences:
- a CDS encoding aminomethyltransferase family protein; translated protein: MTNSRQSAINDRHRALGSDLSSAWNDMPIPQNYSTCPYEETAAVRYRAGLIDVTALRFLDVSGPDATAFLNHILTTDVSKAKAGDSHISNIVNSDGALIDDVLIYVDGPNAYRVSHGGGAFEEAALEAKGKFNVEIKRDDDVHVLSLQGPAALEVLNAHTPMDLSKLGYFKHQKSTLFGKDVSLARGGYSAERGYEVFCSAKDAPFIWDEILKAGKDKGVVPVSWSCLDIVRVEGGLLFFPYDMSHGDTTPWEVRADWTVDLEKPDFIGKQALAAKKGKERSFITGLEVDHSDAVAPGSKITANGKEVGVVTSTVFSQHLMKSLAMAQIEPKYTKLGTELVIHDGKDLNAVVVQMPFYDPKRLRTHPVSERS